The Quercus lobata isolate SW786 chromosome 4, ValleyOak3.0 Primary Assembly, whole genome shotgun sequence genome segment ATCTTAAAATGGAAATTCTTTTAATACATTTCAGGGTGTATGCAACGATGAGACAAATGTTCTGGTTCTTGCAGCCACAAATACTCCTTATGCTTTGGATCAGGTGAGAAAAAATACATCCTTTTTAACCTACGGCCAAGGCTAGCAAAAATTTCATGATCTAGATTGCTTTAGGGTTGAGGCTAATGCAAAGTTAATGTAGGCCATGAGGAGGCGTTTTGACAAGCGAATCTATGTCCCTCTCCCAGATTTGAAGGCAAGGGAACACATATTTAAGGTActtcaattttcataatgcaatGCATTTGGAATATCCAGGCAATGTAGTTATCAATGTAGTTATAAACCCATTGTGATTGATGCTTTTGTAATTTATGTCTTGTTTAATATCCTCTAGTTTTTTATTTGAGCAGGTTCATATTGGGGACACTCCTCATAACCTTACTGAAACTGATTTTGAGCATTTAGCTCGCAGAACACAAGGTTTCTCTGGTTCAGATATATTCTATTGTGTAAGTGTGAGTTTTACATTGTGTCAATGTGTCTCTAAAGGGACTATATGGCTGAAAATTGGTGGTTACTTTTTGATAGGTTAAAGATGCACTATATCAGCCTGTTCGTGCAACTCTTAATGCTCAATTCTTCAGAAAAACCTCTAAAGGCAAGTGGGTCCCTTGCAAACGGACTCGACAAGGAGCTACTGAGATTACCTTGCAGGAACTTAATGCACAAGGCCTAGCTTTAAAGGTATGGATTAGTTAGGAAACTTATGTTCAACACAAGAAACAATTccaaaaatacatgtttgtggCCGAGGATTAGTTACTCACGGATATAATTCTTGAAGATATGTAGACTGCTGCTTACTTTAGTAGTTAGTTAATTTATGGAAAATAGGatcaaagaaaattgaaaagaggGGAGGCCTGGGAGGGGGTTATTGTactggaaagaaaaaggaaaaagagtatGTCTCACTCAATTGCATTGATTTGTGTTTGGTAttgattttctatttcattAACATAGGCggattcttttatttttttactttttaaataaagtttgtTTGTGGTAATATTTTTGTAGACCCTATGTCCATCTTGAATTTTCATATTTGCGTCTCTGGGAATTGATGACTTGCAGATCCAGCTACCACCCAACACAAGAGCAGATTTTGATAAAATGCTTGCTAGACAAAAGCCAACTGTAAGTGAAGCTGACCTTAAAGTGCATAAGAGATTCAACAAGGAGTTTGGCAATGAAGGTTGAAAGATGTAGAGGcacatattattattagtttcttcatattgtgtttatatatatatatatatatatatatattttttttttttttttttttgggggtgtaaaagtattttttatccATATGCTTGCGTTATGAACAAAgttttggagagaaaccctacaaacttctcatctatttttatattgaatatgaattttgaaaatctaactatttgattgcatattcttattatattctccatgtttgcaatatttcaagaagatcaaaaatcaattgctacatcatcaaataaatgttaacatttcaaatttttgtgatctaaaattgtgtataaaaaataaattaattgatcaaatagtGAATAACATatgatttgaacaaaatttaatatatatgttaaaaacataagaaaCATAAAATTCAACAGTTAAACTTGTTCGTTATTCTAAATGTATATTTGGGTTAGACATAATATgtcactctttttttcttttcttttttgataatctagaCATATGTCACTTTGGTTAGAGGCTTTCCagcctctctttttctttttttctctttttatcttCTAATAAGGAACTGTGGGATGCCAATGCCATGTAAGATACTGTGGGATGCCATAGTTCAGTTTTTGAATATGATCTGCCATATCACATGATGTCACGAGCCTGTTCCAGAAAAGGTTAGAGAAACGACTAACATATATGAAACATTGGATTACAGGAAGTttttacaaatacaaatacGAAAATGTAGTTAGGAATTTAGGATGGAAATATTTTGGTTTTGGCGACTCAAAATTAATAACATAAGCTAACACCattgagaaaaagagagggaaaaacaAATTCCATATCTCCTCAGTAGAGTCAGTACCACTTAGAACTAGAAGTGGTATTTGTTCTTAATGTTCCACTCAGGATCTTTTTCATATAACCAGTAAactatattatcaaaaaaaatataaccagtAAACTATATTACCAAATTCAAGACGGGAGAAAACGCCATGTTGGTATGTAAAAAATCAGAAATAAAACATAAACAACTAAATAGATCCACCAAAACTATCCGTAATAAGTCattcttttcatgtttttataTGCTAAAAGCAATCTTTATCATCATCCGTTTACAAAATCTTGTGACTACCCACTATAGAGTTTCTAATTTCAGGTAAGGCAACcccaaaaattcaattaagcatAGGTTTAACCATTCTAATCCCTTGAGATTTGCAACATACAAATatccacaataattttacaacaaatcctaagtgataagttgttaatgattcaaatttgaatccacaacttaaattacttttttacccaccagTAATAGTTAGTAACAACCTGTTATTTAgtatttgttgtaaaaaaatttcgtGAACATagtatttctctaaaaataaatcctattttagaaagagaaaaatgaaccaaaaagagaaaaataaaaaataaaaggaggaAATAGACAATCAAGTCTTAAAATTGAATATACCCAAACAACAGGCCTGCAACTCAAGTATATGATACGAACTTTctcaacaaagaaaagaaaaaggtccaTGATATGAAAAGTAAGAGtgcaaaacaaaatgagatGATGTTGTTTGCCTTTTGAGTAGGGGTGTGCAACGCCTATTCGTCAAAATCTACCAAAGCTAACCCCACCTGTTGGGTTGGGTCAATTTTTAGTTAGTggttggattggatttttttttttttttttttctttcggtGGGTGGGATTGGGTGTGGGTCAATAGATTCACAAGTCCGTCAAATCCAACCCGAAccacctatatttaatatatatatttaaaaatatattacatgattttattatttactctTCTTTTTATCAATTAAGTTTCGATAGAACTATATATTATCCTACTAACTATAGAATAATAAAactagttcatttttttttttttctcttttgagatgagataaaaCTATTTGATATCTTACTAACTAAATGAAATATCATTTGGTTTGATTATTTGTGTTGGTTTGATGCACTACAAATGTAAATCTGTTGTTATTTGTATTGATTTAAACTTTGAAGcactaataaaatagtttgtgttggATTGGTGTTATGCTCATGTTtattagattataaatttgtttttatttttgttggtgtTGTACGAatgctcaattaaaaaaaaaaaaaaaaatccaacccgATCTAGGTGGGTTGGACTAGGTTGGGTTAGACTCTAGTTATAAGTTGGGTTGAATTGGACTTTTTGTCAATCCGACCATGGTAGGTCAGATTCTAAGACCCTACAAAATTCTAAGATGAATATACCTAGCTTACTAGCTAGGTCTGCTAACAACatgactagttttttttttttttttggtacaagaCAAAggtcaaattttgaaaattttagtcattATACTTATTTTAGTGTGACTATTCAGAAAGAGAATTCAGATTGTGTATGGTTAGGTGGTTGGTTCTCTCTGAACCCAATGATTTCATCAATTTAGCCCTTCAAATCAACCACCCATGACCCTTCTCTTCTAAACCTTATACCCAaagatcaatatcaaaaaaaaaaaaaaaaaaaaaaaaaaggtgtccAATGGAGAACTATCTAATTTATTATAAGAGATCTATACATTATGAGATAAAAGATGTAAATATAAAATGTatgagacatttttttttattgaattgaagattttttgtttttgtttttgtttttattataataaaaaaataaaaaagaagaagagaagactAGTAATCCAACGGCATCAGTTCGGTCAAAGTTAACACCGTCCAGCATTTCTAGAAATCACTCGGACACGTCATCATTTCTAGAAGACTAGTAAAAGCTGATGAAGCTAGCGTGAGCTCATATGGTGGGGTACAATTGGGAATCTTGGGCGTCAAAGCCtttataattaaactttaaAGTCGTCCACATCACTGATTTTTATAGAATTTCTAGAAgcaatataaaaatgaaaaaatccaACAATTATCTGAAAAAGATCTAAGTTGTTGATGTTTAGAGCATCTTGATTGGGTTTTACAGCCACCAATTTTGGAACTTTTCAAAGTTGAGAAAAAAGCTTCAAAACTTTCATGATTCATGTTGTATTTCTGTGGTGTTGCAGATAAATTTGTGTATTAATTAAGCTACATGGTTGTTTTAGGCTTTCCAGAATAACTATGGCAGTCGACAAGAAAGaatacaacaataaaaaaaacttggaactacagattttttatgttttattgaGGAGGACCACCGTCACTCTGCCACTGGAGTTCGGGGATGGTGGCAGCAATGGCAATGGTGGTGGTGAAGCCTCCAGCAATAGAGGGTGAGGATGAAAGtgagctttatttttatttagaaagtTTTGAAATACAGCAATCAAGCTTACTGTGATGCAGTGGCGACGCCACGTGCAACTCAGGATGTTCCTAGAAACACCTTGacctaaaaataattaaattaaattaaaaataataaaaaattaaaattttacatataataattaaaaaattttatatttaatctgTATTAAGAACACCTCAATcacaaaattaggaacaccctgaaattaaaaaaaaaaaaaaaaaaaaaaattatttgttctactttcaagcaaaaaaaaaaagcccaaaataaaaatctgaactaaaatctgaaaataaaaataaaataaaagatccaaaaaaaaaaaaaaaaaaagagagcaaatcgctaaatcaaatagaaatcaaacccaCGGTCACGTCGTCGCAGAACAAACCAAACCCCAATACAGAGCAAAAGCAAACCAAACCCACAGTCACGTCGCTCGCAACTCGCTCATCGTCGTCCTCGCCCCACATCATCGTCGCTCGTTGCTCGGGCCTTATCGTGGACGACAGATTACAGATCGCTCAGCTACAGGCTGCTCCGCCACTCCAGTGCTCAGTGctccctccctcaaggtatttctctctctttttctctctgactctctctctctctctctctctctctctctctttatctcactaaaatgaaaactatgaaatgaaattaatgaatgagagtctctctctctttattcttttaagagtcTAACTcagtaactctctctcttttgaactgTGAGTCTGTGATTGGCTCTTTACTCTTTagctttattaatattttgctttttgcctttttatttaaaaaaaaaaaaaaactttttgaatgcTTTATCTTATCCGTTGGTGTTGGTCAgtgtgtgttggtgttggtgagatatTAATTGTCTTATAGTGTAATGTTTATTGagatttgtgattgtgaaattttctaatTGGCAACTGGCTATTGTGATTGAGGGCATCAGGTATGAGGCTTGTgcttgtctgttgagtggggTGGGGGTAGATGGGCACATGAGGCTGGGTAAATaataatgaaacaacaatataacaaatcatagtttataaaagacaaacaaattaataaaacaactaaacaacaataattaataattttattaatagttcaaatgaacttatagtttattgtataagtacctttgttcatttcttttctttttcttttttttccttttgaggttttttggtgtacagaatgaaaatttattttggttttaagaaccttttttttttaagcacaaacttcatgctggccaaatcttgaatttcggcTGGTATTTACCGAAACATCTCAAAACACCCGAAATAGACCGAAATgacccaaaattttttcaaagtagaaAAGGAACACCCTGAACAAAATTCCTGGAATCGCCACTATAATGATGCTGACTAGGCTGGTGACCCAGTTGATTGTCGCTCTACCACTAACTACATTTTTTTCCTAGAGTATAGTCCAATTACATAGGTTTCTTACAAACTGTTTCCAGGTCTTTTACAGAAGATGAAGTTTGGCTTCTACTGCTGCTAAGTTATATTGGTTGAGGATGCTTCTTAAAGATCTAGGTATTTATCTTTCTATTCCTCCTCTTCTATGGCATCCAATCTTATCTTTCAAGCACGTACCAAGCACATTAAAGTCAACTACCATTTCATTAGGGAAAAGGTTTTACATCATGATATCGTTATTCAATTTGTCTCCAGTGCAGATTAGCTTGTTGATATTCTTAAATGCCTTGCTTCTCCTGCCTATACCAGATTAAGAGCCAATCTCTTACTTCCTACAAGGAATTATTTGATTGAGGGGAATGTTAGAGTGTAATCACCCACAGGTGTCTCCAGTGCAGATTAGCTTGTTGATATTCTTAAATGCCTTGCTTCTCCTGCCTATACCAGATTAAGAGCCAATCCCTTACTTCCTATAAGGAATTATTCGATTGAGGGGAATGTTAGAGTGTAATCACCCACACGTGCTATTAGTGCTATTACTAATCTAGTCAGCACTCATATACGTGTTATCTAAGACAATTAGAGTTAGTTACAGTCACTAATCTGTTATGTAACTATTAGGCTTgtaattatatatgtacagGAAAATTCATTAGAATAATATAGATTAGAATACGAGATTCAATTTTttacacactctctctctctctctctctctctctctctctctctctctctctctctctctctctctctctctctctctattttcccCAATTCTTGTTTTAGGTTGTTGGTGCTCATTTTGGAAAACCCCAACAGGAAGAAGCCCAGCAATATGGGCAAAAAGGAGTTAGCAGGATTGAGAGAAGGCCCATTAAGCCCGAGTGACAGGAATAATGGGTCATAGGCCTATAAAGCAAACAAATGGGCCTAAAGGAGCCCAGAGAAAGAAGTGGTAAGCCTGTGGGCACTATGTAATGTAGAAGAGTAAGAATGGGTCATAGCAAGCCGGAAGTAATGAATTAAGAAAGTAAAAGGTTGATGGaaagcccatgaaccccaaggataaaggatatggtaattgggtcagggaagcccaaaagagttagtaaaaacccatgagaatgcaaaattaaaaaatgggccgaggatgcccaaggaaagcaaatgggccgaggatgccaaagaaaaagaaatgggtCAAAGAAGCTCACAAGCAATGTAATCGGTCAAGAAAGCCCAAAGTAGCATAAGTAAAAACCCAATGACCAAACTGGGACATTGTAACCAATTGAGAGAAGAGTATACAGTAGGCTTGAAAGAGGCCCAATAGGCATGGATCAAATGGTGCCATAAGAGATCAAGAATGAGTGACAAAATGCATAAACGAACCTCCAGTCCATAgcaaacgcatgagcagcaggcaagttttggacatacACGGAAGTGGAGCACACAtaaggcccaggcaccaccaacttgtacccagccaatacaggagtAATGGGTCATGGATCAGAGGTAAGAAAGGAAATTGTCTGGTGGTGGGGAGAAGGGGAAAGTTTATTCTAGGGTTCCCGCTCAAACTCTTTTAGAGGAAATATCGTGCTGGGATGATATACCACCAAAAAAATGGAAGGATGAGTTGGAATCACTAAGTGCATGCCATAAGGGATAGCAAGAGAGAATACCCAAGCTATGGTGGATAAGAATGCCACAGTGAACAAGCAAATAAAACAGTTTTCTTTATCTGGTAATAGGGAGTGGCATAGCCATcacaggtaagtggtggtggctgagCAGCTGACAAACTAAAGGATGGTTAAAAAGGACACCCAAATCTAGACAAAAGTAGTTAAATggtaaaatggtaaaaaacaATCATGGCAGGTAGTATATAAAGGGCCCTCGTCGTGCACAGTATCATCATGGCAACAATAGCAACCACTAGAAGAGAATTATAGCACCACAATCACCATAACACTATACAAGTAAGcaccaagaaagaaagaaaatagtgggaaagaattaaagtgaaaaaaacggagaaaaaggaaaagagaatcAGGAAGAGAAATTTAGAGTGTAgaatggcaggcatgcaccaataggctaatccattctctccctctaaaagccTACCCTCTGTTGAGGATAAAGGATTCATTTGGGCATAAGCCATTCAAGTCTGTTCCCTTAAAATGGATAATTTCTTAAGCAGGATCCTCCTGCGAGGTTACCCACGTTGAGAAAGTGGTTCCCTCCTTAGTCTTAATCTTGTAACTCCTTAGTCTTAGTCTTATAACACAATTGAACATGGCAGGCTAACATTTTCCTTCTTTGATTTCATTACTTATcgttattatttcttttcctgaCTTTGCAATTTTGCTTATAATGTGTTCCTCGTTGCTATATCGTTCTTTTCCTTATTAAGGATCCCTTATTTGTCTTTCCTGGCAATGAGCACAtctcttttattattgttttattatatttatttgcCGTAACTCTTTTGCAATAGTTTCATTTTGTCTAACAGCAAGTGTGTTGCCTTTATCATTGTTCCATTGTATCTGCCTGCAATGACTCTTTTTGTAACAGCTATGCCTGCCATAGGCATGTGATCaaagtttcagcaaaaaaagggcatagtttgtgcacaaaccgaaCCAAAGTGAGTTGTAATTGGACCGGTAGTAATACTTCTACCCAGAACACTTGGGTTTCAATGTGGCAGAAGATAGTAGGAGGCAACCCAGCCCAATGGTGCAAAAAGACCCACCACATAGGCTAAACTCTTTCATTGTTTTCCACAAAGAAACGAATACAAAATTGGGTCCATTACATAGTCATTTTGTTAAAACATATTAGATTAACACCGTTAACCTCcattttaaactaatttttcatctaaaaaatcaattaaactAATTTCTCCCAAATCAAACGATAGACCCAAAATAATCAGTTACCCAAAAACATGTGAGTACCAGCGTTGCTTTAGTTCAATATATACTGGGTACTGGGTAGCTGGGTACCATTGGCAATCTTAGGCGTCAAGCCTAGAAAGGAAACTTCAATTTGGGTTCTTTAGTTGTCCACATCACTGTTTTTGCCACAAATTTGGAATCTATTATAAGTTGAAACCCACTAACTTGATCTTGATAATGGATTAAATCACTCAGGGTGCGTTTGATTCGACTTCAAACCAAtttcggaaatcaatttccggaaaattttgcgtttggctgtcacggaaaacattattttccggaaattgatttcctgttgaccgaaatttgaagccttgaccacggaaatgaatttctgccttcattttcacttcaattcattTCCGTGTCCTGCAAAacgcagagagagggagagaaaaaacagaaaacacaacACGAGAGCGAGAGAGAACGAGCGAGAGAAAGAACGACGAGCGAGAAAGAACGACGAGCGAGAGAGAACGAGGGAGAAAGACAGAGAGAAAGAAGACGCGCAAGGGAGAaagacagagagaaagagagagaaagaacgaCTCGATAGTCGCAACACCGGGTCTGATTGCCGCAGCGCCGCGCCGATCGCCATCTTGCCTTTGACTTCGCCCGTTCGACTTCGCCGTTCGACTTCGCCTTTGCGCCGATCGCGATCGCAGTCGCAGCATCGATTCGTCGTCCCCAATCGCGATCGTCGCACCCCAAAACCAATCGTCCTCGACCCCAAAACCGATCATCctccctctcttccttcttctctctgtGACCGGATTATGATTTATAATTTTCctgggttttatttgtgtttttgaattgagggataaaatatttgtttggcaGGTGCGAAAATGTGTTttctgtgtgattttgatttttgttgttgttgtggtggtgtggtggtggtgttttggtggttgtggtttttgatTGCCGGTGTTTCCTGCCGTGGGATGAATTGCTgtgtaggaaaatagcattttcaccCACataaccaaacactagaaaatatttttcacaatattttctgaaatgcaaccaaacacttaaagttattttcctttccggaaaataacaTTTCCgaaaaataagtattttccggaaaatcatttacatgaaacaaacacagcctcaGTGTTGGGGGGAGGGCACTAAAATTTATAGCTGATATTGACATATTGGACAGTCCGGTCAACAATTCATGCGACGAAAGCCGGGTTTCttgtttaagggaaaaaaaaaagtttgttttgtggtttttaaagtgaaaaattagttttaaaaaatgccatttAAGGGGGTTAAAGTTAATCGTACTAATTTAACCGAAATTAACAAAGGGATTAAATAGACAAAAACTAAATTTCATAGACTAATTTGACAACTGGAATAAAAGTGAAGGTACTAAATTAGATTTTAGcttgtttttagaaaattatgtATGTACGCATACATTACCCATATTTACTAGCTGAGCTTGGGACAATATGTTAACCCAACAACAATGAATACTCAACATTTGTTTGCGCTCTACAACAGGCCGACAGCCCATTGTTGTTTTTAATGGTTAATAACATAGGAATTTTGTAGTGATTAACTGCGTATAAGATGCAAATGTACAAGGACATGTCACTGCATAGTATGCTAGGAATACTCAAAAGTACATGAAATATTGAACAAGGCAACTCATACTTTGCAGCTACCGGCACTCAAGCTTGTTACATCCTACATCTATGGTGGCACACTAAGACACAAGCAAAGAAAGATCTAGTGAATGCAAATCAAGTTGAGAAACAGGATTTCATCTAGCTTGAGCTAGTTGGGAAAAACAACACAGTTCAAATCTAACTATCATTGACAAACCCATTTATGATTCCCAGCTATGCCTCAAACACTCACACAACACACgattattaaataaacaataaaggGGGGGAAAAAACTTAAATGACATTATGGATGTCGGCCTACATAACTAAAATTCTCATCAAAGTTGTAATACTCAGTCATCCAAAACGCTTAACATTGTTCCATAATACAAGCACATAATAGTATATAAACTACTACCACCCAATAGCGTAGCCCCCCAAGTAAGGATTGATGAAACTGCGCGGCGGCTCTGAATTTTTTGTAATCCATCTAcataacaaaaccaaaacaatggAGTATTAGAATCGATACAACATTCTCTAGTGCCTGAAACAAATACCAAGCATAGTAGACTACAATGGACATGTGATTATTGcattttacaaacaaaaagaaccaaATTGCTGATGTGTTGATTATCATGTAGTTCAAGCATTTGGGAATAGGCCAAGTCCTAGATTTTGTAGTTTTTCCCTCACCCCCAGTTCTGTTTTGGGGTGTTTTGTAATGGATAATTCAGCGATGACTTGCTCTCACCTTGTTCTGCTTTCTTAGCTTAATATAAATCCgtatatacccaaaaaaaaaaggtttaagcATTTTATCATGTAACATCCATTAGAAatgaaataaatcaataaaatggaGCTCCAAACAGAGAATTAAGTCAAATAGATATACAATGGCAAGTTAGCAATACTATTCGTTATTGTTAGCTCCTAACCTCAAGAACAAACTATGAACCTCAACAATGCAATAACAAACCAATACAGAACAGTGATAAGAAACAGTTCATTCATTCCCTTAAACAACTAGCacgcatgaaaaaaaaaaaagaccttgtAGAGAACCACAAATACTTAcgttaaataacaaaaaaacccattagaGAAACTCAAAACACCCAAATAGTCAGATCAgacaaaatgttaaaaactggaaaaacaaaatctaaacaGATGGGAAAAAGTAAgttcacacacacaaaaatagaaCGCAAAACGCAGCCTAAATCAGAATCTCTAAATTGTGAACTACACAATCCGATCCCATTTTGATAAATCTTaatccaaaccaaacaaacatgtaaagaaagaaaaagaaattacctTTCACTACTTATACACCGACACCCTCACCGCAGGAGCAGGACTCTTGATCGGCTCCGGCAGGTCTGCAACCCAATTAGATTCAGGCCTCACAGTCACATCGCTCAATTCGTAAGGCTCCGGTACCCTTCGGTTTGAGTTCTCCGGCTGAGATAACCTCTCCAGATTCTCCTCGTTACGAGGCCCGTTGTAGCGAGCAATGGCAAAGAAGACTAAGAGGCCACCTGTTAGAGTTAAGATACCCAACAACGCAAGCGGCACGAGTGGTGGTCggcttggtggtggtggtgtggtgtCTGGTGGTTGCAGAGTttggggtggtggtggtggtggtggcgatGGGTGGAAAGGTGGGAATGGAGGAAACTTTAGCGGCGGCGGCAGCGCTGGTGGAGTAAGGGGGGAGGGAGGTGGAGGCGAAGTGAGAGGAGGGGTAATAGGGGGTAaggctggtggtggtggtggg includes the following:
- the LOC115987788 gene encoding proline-rich receptor-like protein kinase PERK10; amino-acid sequence: MAILLFTLFTIAPPPPPPPPALPPITPPLTSPPPPSPLTPPALPPPLKFPPFPPFHPSPPPPPPPQTLQPPDTTPPPPSRPPLVPLALLGILTLTGGLLVFFAIARYNGPRNEENLERLSQPENSNRRVPEPYELSDVTVRPESNWVADLPEPIKSPAPAVRVSVYK